A portion of the Symphalangus syndactylus isolate Jambi chromosome 13, NHGRI_mSymSyn1-v2.1_pri, whole genome shotgun sequence genome contains these proteins:
- the CAPS gene encoding calcyphosin isoform X3 has protein sequence MPRASPATDLSPSRAFQPLQGQWPAPPPWSQEAMQCHRDLALSQALWGWQLSKQSGWAHPSLPHSPLPRIVHSCSWAPPHLQRHIPLATVSPGTTQLTQGPAGRTLGQTQASCPEPRPSMDAVDATMEKLRAQCLSRGASGIQGLARFFRQLDWDGSRSLDADEFRQGLAKLGLVLDKAEAEGVCRKWDRDGSGMLDLEEFLRALRPPMSQAREAVIAAAFAKLDRSGDGVVTVDDLRGVYSGRAHPKVTLAEFQDYYSGVSASMDTDEEFVAMMTSAWQL, from the exons ATGCCTCGAGCCTCCCCAGCCACGGACTTGTCTCCATCCAGGGCATTTCAGCCCCTGCAAGGGCAGTGGCCTGCCCCTCCTCCTTGGAGCCAGGAAGCGATGCAGTGCCACAGGGATCTGGCTCTGTCCCAGGCCCTGTGGGGCTGGCAGTTGAGTAAGCAGTCAGGCTGGGCGCACccatccctcccccactccccactgcCCCGCATAGTGCATTCATGCAGCTGGGCCCCGCCCCATCTCCAGAGGCACATTCCACTAGCAACAGTCTCCCCAGGCACAACACAGCTAACACAAGGACCCGCAGGCAGGACTCTGGGACAGACGCAGGCCAG CTGCCCAGAGCCCAGACCAAGCATGGATGCTGTGGATGCCACCATGGAGAAACTCCGGGCACAGTGCCTGTCCCGCGGGGCCTCAGGCATCCAGGGCCTGGCCAG GTTTTTCCGCCAACTAGACTGGGACGGGAGCAGATCCCTGGACGCTGATGAGTTCCGGCAGGGTCTGGCCAAACTCGGGCTGGTGCTGGACAAGGCGGAGGCAGAGGGTGTGTGCAGGAAGTGGGACCGCGACGGCAGCGGGATGCTGGATCTGGAGGAGTTCCTTCGGGCGCTGCGG CCCCCCATGTCTCAGGCCCGGGAGGCAGTCATCGCAGCTGCATTTGCCAAGCTGGACCGCAGTGGGGACGGTGTCGTGACGGTGGACGACCTCCGCGGGGTGTACAGTGGCCGTGCCCACCCCAAG GTCACACTGGCGGAATTCCAGGACTACTACAGCGGCGTGAGTGCCTCCATGGACACGGATGAGGAGTTTGTGGCCATGATGACCAGTGCCTGGCAGCTGTGA
- the CAPS gene encoding calcyphosin isoform X1 — translation MPRASPATDLSPSRAFQPLQGQWPAPPPWSQEAMQCHRDLALSQALWGWQLSKQSGWAHPSLPHSPLPRIVHSCSWAPPHLQRHIPLATVSPGTTQLTQGPAGRTLGQTQASCPEPRPSMDAVDATMEKLRAQCLSRGASGIQGLARFFRQLDWDGSRSLDADEFRQGLAKLGLVLDKAEAEGVCRKWDRDGSGMLDLEEFLRALRPPMSQAREAVIAAAFAKLDRSGDGVVTVDDLRGVYSGRAHPKVRSGKWTEDEVLRRFLDNFDSSEKDGQVTLAEFQDYYSGVSASMDTDEEFVAMMTSAWQL, via the exons ATGCCTCGAGCCTCCCCAGCCACGGACTTGTCTCCATCCAGGGCATTTCAGCCCCTGCAAGGGCAGTGGCCTGCCCCTCCTCCTTGGAGCCAGGAAGCGATGCAGTGCCACAGGGATCTGGCTCTGTCCCAGGCCCTGTGGGGCTGGCAGTTGAGTAAGCAGTCAGGCTGGGCGCACccatccctcccccactccccactgcCCCGCATAGTGCATTCATGCAGCTGGGCCCCGCCCCATCTCCAGAGGCACATTCCACTAGCAACAGTCTCCCCAGGCACAACACAGCTAACACAAGGACCCGCAGGCAGGACTCTGGGACAGACGCAGGCCAG CTGCCCAGAGCCCAGACCAAGCATGGATGCTGTGGATGCCACCATGGAGAAACTCCGGGCACAGTGCCTGTCCCGCGGGGCCTCAGGCATCCAGGGCCTGGCCAG GTTTTTCCGCCAACTAGACTGGGACGGGAGCAGATCCCTGGACGCTGATGAGTTCCGGCAGGGTCTGGCCAAACTCGGGCTGGTGCTGGACAAGGCGGAGGCAGAGGGTGTGTGCAGGAAGTGGGACCGCGACGGCAGCGGGATGCTGGATCTGGAGGAGTTCCTTCGGGCGCTGCGG CCCCCCATGTCTCAGGCCCGGGAGGCAGTCATCGCAGCTGCATTTGCCAAGCTGGACCGCAGTGGGGACGGTGTCGTGACGGTGGACGACCTCCGCGGGGTGTACAGTGGCCGTGCCCACCCCAAGGTGCGCAGTGGGAAGTGGACCGAGGACGAGGTGCTGCGCCGCTTCCTGGACAACTTCGACTCCTCTGAGAAGGATGGGCAG GTCACACTGGCGGAATTCCAGGACTACTACAGCGGCGTGAGTGCCTCCATGGACACGGATGAGGAGTTTGTGGCCATGATGACCAGTGCCTGGCAGCTGTGA
- the CAPS gene encoding calcyphosin isoform X2 yields the protein MQCHRDLALSQALWGWQLSKQSGWAHPSLPHSPLPRIVHSCSWAPPHLQRHIPLATVSPGTTQLTQGPAGRTLGQTQASCPEPRPSMDAVDATMEKLRAQCLSRGASGIQGLARFFRQLDWDGSRSLDADEFRQGLAKLGLVLDKAEAEGVCRKWDRDGSGMLDLEEFLRALRAREAVIAAAFAKLDRSGDGVVTVDDLRGVYSGRAHPKVRSGKWTEDEVLRRFLDNFDSSEKDGQVTLAEFQDYYSGVSASMDTDEEFVAMMTSAWQL from the exons ATGCAGTGCCACAGGGATCTGGCTCTGTCCCAGGCCCTGTGGGGCTGGCAGTTGAGTAAGCAGTCAGGCTGGGCGCACccatccctcccccactccccactgcCCCGCATAGTGCATTCATGCAGCTGGGCCCCGCCCCATCTCCAGAGGCACATTCCACTAGCAACAGTCTCCCCAGGCACAACACAGCTAACACAAGGACCCGCAGGCAGGACTCTGGGACAGACGCAGGCCAG CTGCCCAGAGCCCAGACCAAGCATGGATGCTGTGGATGCCACCATGGAGAAACTCCGGGCACAGTGCCTGTCCCGCGGGGCCTCAGGCATCCAGGGCCTGGCCAG GTTTTTCCGCCAACTAGACTGGGACGGGAGCAGATCCCTGGACGCTGATGAGTTCCGGCAGGGTCTGGCCAAACTCGGGCTGGTGCTGGACAAGGCGGAGGCAGAGGGTGTGTGCAGGAAGTGGGACCGCGACGGCAGCGGGATGCTGGATCTGGAGGAGTTCCTTCGGGCGCTGCGG GCCCGGGAGGCAGTCATCGCAGCTGCATTTGCCAAGCTGGACCGCAGTGGGGACGGTGTCGTGACGGTGGACGACCTCCGCGGGGTGTACAGTGGCCGTGCCCACCCCAAGGTGCGCAGTGGGAAGTGGACCGAGGACGAGGTGCTGCGCCGCTTCCTGGACAACTTCGACTCCTCTGAGAAGGATGGGCAG GTCACACTGGCGGAATTCCAGGACTACTACAGCGGCGTGAGTGCCTCCATGGACACGGATGAGGAGTTTGTGGCCATGATGACCAGTGCCTGGCAGCTGTGA